The sequence GTTACCGCTAGCACTTCACGCTAATTGGCTGCTCCCCCGGCGGTCAAGGGGCCCAAAATTAGGCAGGCGATAACCTGACTGGCCATAACGACTTCCAAAGAATCGATCGATCTGGACACCGATCCTTGGTTTTCTGTACTCTTCGCCACGCTCGTGTCGGTTCGAGCCTGGAAAAACTTGAGACAAAAACCCAAAAGAACGTAGAAAACCGTGAATTTCAGCGTTAGCAGACTTAAGGACCTGGTCCTTCCGATTGGTATCATCACCAGCGTTCTGGTGATTCTGATGCCGTTGCCGACTCCGCTGATGAACTTGCTGCTGACCGCCAACATCACGGCGGGCGTGATCATTTTGCTCACGACGATCTACGTGCAGACTCCCCTTGAGTTCAATATTTTCCCCTCGCTGCTGCTGGCCACCACTTTAGCTCGGCTAGTGCTGAACGTGGCGACTACACGTTTGATTCTCACCGGGGCGGCGACCGAAGGGATGGATGCCGCTGGGGGGGTGATTCAAAGCTTTGGCGAATTTGTCGCCGGCGATCGGGTAGAAGTCGGGATCATCATCTTTATTATCATCGTGCTCATCCAGTTCTTGGTGATCACCAAGGGTGCCACGCGTATCAGTGAAGTGGCGGCACGTTTTGCCTTAGACGGGATGCCAGGGCGCCAGATGGCAATCGATGCCGACCTGAACGCAGGCATCATCGATGAAGTCGAAGCCCAACAACGCCGAGCCGAAATCACCCAGCAAGCCGACTTTTTCGGGGCAATGGACGGTGCCAGTAAGTTCGTCCGGGGCGATGCGATTGCCGGTATTGTCATCACGTTGATCAATATCATTGGCGGCCTGGTCATCGGTGTCACGTCCGGCATGGATGTCATGGAAGCAGGCCAAGTCTATACCAAGCTGACCATCGGTGACGGTTTGGTTAGCCAAGTGCCGGCGTTTTTGATTTCGCTCGCCGCTGGTTTGCTGGTGACTCGTAGTACGGAAGCAACCAACCTTCCGGTTGAATTCATTCGTCAGCTCTTCTCGCGGCCTGAAGCCCTGGGTGTCGCCGGCTGTTTCCTTGGCCTGCTCATTTTTTCGGGCTTGCCCATGCTTCCATTACTACTCCTCGGCGCAGGCTGCGTTAGCATCGCCGTAATGACCAAGAAGGGGCAAACGGAAAAGCAAAACAAGACCGATGCGGCAGAGCATGAAAAGAAGGCCCAGGAAGAACAGGAAGCTGCCAAGAAGGACGACCGGATCGAGGACTACTTAACGGTCGATCCCATGGAAATGGAACTGGGGGTCGGGCTAGTCCGCTTAGCCGCGCCTGCTCGGGGTGGAGATTTGTTGCCGCGTATTACCGGCGTGCGACAAAACGTAGCCAGCGAAATTGGCGTCATCCTGCCCAAGGTCCGCATTCGCGACAACATGCGGCTCACCGAAAACCAATACCGGATCAAGATCAGCAACAACGTCGTCGCCGAAAATGTTGTCTACCCTGACGGCCTCTTAGCGATTGCCATGGCTGGCGCCAAAGGGGATTTACCTGGTCAGAAAACACGTGACCCGGCATTCAACCAGCCCGCTGTTTGGATTGAGCCTGGCTTACGGCCACAAGCCGAGATGATGGGGTACACCATTGTCGAACCGACCTCGGTCTTGGCAACGCACCTCCAACGCGTGGCCAAGAAGCACGCCGACGAACTCCTTACCCGCGACGCAACCAAGCATCTGCTGGACGAACTGAAAGAGACTTCTCCGGCTGTGGTCGACGAGTTGGTCCCTGGGGCCATGAAAGTTGGCGATGTTCAAGCGGTGCTGCAATTGCTACTGAAGGAAGAAGTTTCGATCCGCCAACTGGCGCGTATCTTGGAAACCCTCGGCGACAACATCGGCCGCACCAAAGATCCGGTTTGGCTAACCGAATTCGTACGCCACAAACTGGCTCGTTCGATCTGCACCAAGTATCGCGACGCCGAAAATCGTATCCACGTCGTTCCCATGGATCCGGCCATGCAAGATCGGATTGCTTCAGGCATCGACATGGAACGGGGCGCATTCGCTCGCATGAGCCCTCAAGCGATTGAAATGACCTGCAAGTCGATCGCTACCGGGGTCGAGAAACTGCGTGAAATTGGCAAACCGCCCATCGTGCTGGTCAACCCGCAAATTCGTCCCGCCGTCAAGCAACTGACCGGCAACTTTATTCCCGACCTGATCGTGCTTAGCCACAACGAAATCACCCGCGACACGATGATTGAATCGATGGGGCTCATCAGCGACGCGATGCCTGGCAATCCTCCTCCCGGCAAAGGGGCGCAGCCTCAGTAAGTGAAGCTTATGAACATTAAATCTTTTCGCGCCAAATCGATGCACGAAGCCTTGGAACTTGTTCGCCAGGAACTAGGGCCTGATGCCGCATTGCTCCACTCTCGAGAAGTTCCTCAGCGTGGCCTGAGAGGTTTCTTCGGTGGCAAAGAAATCGAACTGGCGGCAGCTCGCGATGCCAATCTCAAAAGTCGCTTCGAAATTGAAGAGCCTCTGGAAGAAGACGACGAAGAAGAGCCGGAAGCCTTTGAACCACCGACGCTAGAACAGAACATCGCCCCGCCAGAGGAAACGCCGACGGCCAGTGTTCCAACGCTCCCGTTTGATCAGGGGATCGATCTGGAAGCGATGTCGTTCAATCAAACATTCTTTGGCAACGGCCCTGCTTACCCGCCGGCTCTTTTGCGAATTCGCGAGCGTCTGGTGGAAGCCGAAGTGCCTGGCATTTTGGCCGATAGTTTGTGCGAGCGAGTTCTCAATGCTTATCCGGAAGAATCGCAGCAGCAAGAGGCTGCCTTAATCGATGCGGTTCGCCAAGAACTCATGCAATCCATTCCGATGGGCAGAGATATCGACGACACGCTGCTTTATCCCCGCGTTGTGGCTGCCATCGGCCCGACGGGTGTGGGCAAGACAACCACCATTGCCAAACTGGCGGCCCGGGCCAAGTTCGATTTCAAGCGTCGTGTTGGTTTAGTCACGGTCGATACCTATCGGATTGCGGCAGTCGATCAACTGCAGACTTACGCCGAAATCATGGACCTGCCGATGAAGATCGTCGCCACGCCGATGGAGGTTCGCAATGCTATCAATGAATTATCGGACTGCCAGCAAATCTTCATCGACACCGCAGGCCGTAGCCCGCGCGACGAAGTTCAGGTGCAACAGTTGCGATCTCTCATAAAAGCCGCTTCCCCTGATGAGACCTATTTGGTACTTTCCGCCCCCAGCAGTTCGCGAAGCCTGGCTGAGGCGGTGGAAAAGTTCACCAGTGTCGGGCCAACGAGTTGGGTACTTACCAAAATCGATGAGGTTGGATCGTTGGGTAACACGTTGAGTTTTCTACAAGATCCCCAGTTACCGCTGGCGTATGTGACCAATGGACAAGATGTCCCTCAGGCAATTGCCGCCGCCGATCCAGAAGATCTGGTAAGCCGTATCCTTTAACCCGCCCAACTCACCAAGCACCGCGTTTTCGTACAAACTATGTCGATTGAACCTTCTTTTCCCCGCGATCAAGCTACGCTCCTGCGAATGCTGGCCAAGCGTGCAATGATTGGCGGAACACCTGCCTTCGCGAAGGCCCAGACTTTTGTGCTGTTTGGTGGCAGCGCACAAGTCGGCACCACCACGCTTTGCCACAACCTGGCTTGTGCGATGGGCTTGGCTGGCCAGCGCGTAGCCGTGGTCGACTTGAATGCCACCAATCGCGGCTTGGCACATCTGACCGGAAGAACACCGCAAGTCACGATCGACGAACTCCTTTCCGGCAAACTCGATCTGCACGAATACCTCGTGCCGGGCTTAGCCGCTTCCCTTTTGTTGCCAACCGAGGCCAGCGAAAGAGCAGGGGAGTGGACCGCCGCCGCGGCAGATCGACTAATCGAACAACTCATGGGACTTGGCAGGCACGCTGATATCGTGCTGATCGATGCCGGCAGCCACATCACGCCAATTACCCTGGCTCTTTGGCGCATGGCTCAATTGTTTCTCGTGGCGTTACATCCGACCGCCGATGTCATCACGGCAGGTTACGAACGGATTCGCACGCTGCAAACCCAGACGCCTCGTTACCAAACACACGTTTTGATGAATCGTGCCTCGCATGCGGCGGGGCACACCGACTTGGTTGCCGGTATGAACGCGACCTCTCAGAAGTTTCTCCACCTGGAGATTAAGTCGTGCGGGCACGTAGAGGTCGCCTCCGAGGTCGGAGCCGCCTCGTATGCAGCCCAACCGTTTGTCCAGCGATACGCGGAACACGTGGCCAGCAAATCGATTCAACGAATCGCCGATCGTCTGGTTCGCGAAGCGTCAGCTCTTTCGCAGTTAATCCAACCGAAACGAGCTGCTTAAACCACCATGCTATCGCTGCAATCACTTCATAACTGGCAACAAGTTTTTCAAGCAAAACAAATGACATCCGCAAAATTACTTCAATTCTCGTTTTCAGAGCGTCGATTCAACGAGATAACGTCACGTGCGCACGTGACGGTCGAGGTTTGCGGATCGATAAAAATCAACCAGCCTGGGAACGATGGGACGCGACTACGCGGGAATTCTGGGAACAACAGCGATGACCACCGTGATTGCACGGGGACTGGTCATGTCTGGCGGTCTGGAATCAATCCTGCTTGTGGCAATTGGAGCCTTGTTCCTGTTTGCGGGACTGGGCTGGCTGATGGGAAATGCTGCCGCTCGAATTGTGGACGAATCGGTGCGGCAGCGCATCAACGCGGAGCTGGACAAGATGGAGCAAAGTGGCGACGCCACGGCCTCCTTCATGAACAGCTCCACGAAAACCGCGGCATAGGCCGACAAAGATATTCCTCCCCGGGAGTTTCCGAGTCCCTTACGCGTATTGGATAACCTGATCGATTCCCTTTCCGAAGATG comes from Bremerella cremea and encodes:
- the flhF gene encoding flagellar biosynthesis protein FlhF, which translates into the protein MNIKSFRAKSMHEALELVRQELGPDAALLHSREVPQRGLRGFFGGKEIELAAARDANLKSRFEIEEPLEEDDEEEPEAFEPPTLEQNIAPPEETPTASVPTLPFDQGIDLEAMSFNQTFFGNGPAYPPALLRIRERLVEAEVPGILADSLCERVLNAYPEESQQQEAALIDAVRQELMQSIPMGRDIDDTLLYPRVVAAIGPTGVGKTTTIAKLAARAKFDFKRRVGLVTVDTYRIAAVDQLQTYAEIMDLPMKIVATPMEVRNAINELSDCQQIFIDTAGRSPRDEVQVQQLRSLIKAASPDETYLVLSAPSSSRSLAEAVEKFTSVGPTSWVLTKIDEVGSLGNTLSFLQDPQLPLAYVTNGQDVPQAIAAADPEDLVSRIL
- the flhA gene encoding flagellar biosynthesis protein FlhA; this translates as MNFSVSRLKDLVLPIGIITSVLVILMPLPTPLMNLLLTANITAGVIILLTTIYVQTPLEFNIFPSLLLATTLARLVLNVATTRLILTGAATEGMDAAGGVIQSFGEFVAGDRVEVGIIIFIIIVLIQFLVITKGATRISEVAARFALDGMPGRQMAIDADLNAGIIDEVEAQQRRAEITQQADFFGAMDGASKFVRGDAIAGIVITLINIIGGLVIGVTSGMDVMEAGQVYTKLTIGDGLVSQVPAFLISLAAGLLVTRSTEATNLPVEFIRQLFSRPEALGVAGCFLGLLIFSGLPMLPLLLLGAGCVSIAVMTKKGQTEKQNKTDAAEHEKKAQEEQEAAKKDDRIEDYLTVDPMEMELGVGLVRLAAPARGGDLLPRITGVRQNVASEIGVILPKVRIRDNMRLTENQYRIKISNNVVAENVVYPDGLLAIAMAGAKGDLPGQKTRDPAFNQPAVWIEPGLRPQAEMMGYTIVEPTSVLATHLQRVAKKHADELLTRDATKHLLDELKETSPAVVDELVPGAMKVGDVQAVLQLLLKEEVSIRQLARILETLGDNIGRTKDPVWLTEFVRHKLARSICTKYRDAENRIHVVPMDPAMQDRIASGIDMERGAFARMSPQAIEMTCKSIATGVEKLREIGKPPIVLVNPQIRPAVKQLTGNFIPDLIVLSHNEITRDTMIESMGLISDAMPGNPPPGKGAQPQ
- a CDS encoding MinD/ParA family ATP-binding protein; translation: MSIEPSFPRDQATLLRMLAKRAMIGGTPAFAKAQTFVLFGGSAQVGTTTLCHNLACAMGLAGQRVAVVDLNATNRGLAHLTGRTPQVTIDELLSGKLDLHEYLVPGLAASLLLPTEASERAGEWTAAAADRLIEQLMGLGRHADIVLIDAGSHITPITLALWRMAQLFLVALHPTADVITAGYERIRTLQTQTPRYQTHVLMNRASHAAGHTDLVAGMNATSQKFLHLEIKSCGHVEVASEVGAASYAAQPFVQRYAEHVASKSIQRIADRLVREASALSQLIQPKRAA